One Augochlora pura isolate Apur16 chromosome 10, APUR_v2.2.1, whole genome shotgun sequence DNA window includes the following coding sequences:
- the Woc gene encoding zinc finger protein without children isoform X1, producing the protein MDSNTEKDSLLEENEENIDSSIIQKKKIDSDTCKAPEEMVNIETEKEIVQTCQSSETKADTANETQQTSEESIDNSKSLNTKSCEEKSLDKDKLEANDSNLQESNENVASTICNIQSDDLCESNEKTVLQEDKSEAISTTSDVVESNDTINTVSNSTVIENEESQKSLVDVPENTEIPSSTDNKTDETCNLNVVEKEADGTIVDDSQSEKTKLSVDEKDNSGNKKTDSEQISEGCEKDAVEKNIIEPENTEFVQFSQEKHGDAQIENQSIDAEDPFGGDNLNVESIEPMETDDLNETEVGFPKLCTQADNLQVIVSARESDFNASNKDNEKNKDISVNAVQSSNISQEAEKNCITRPSDVEANLSEGNENLSKTKVAGSTEKCDDATEKALHEVTTMETEEEQSNVLPGQDDELCIIPDSMKVIIPEQTNKSSINNNKSTCEINSDHNTVSKSSEDKSSADSDKDKQQDVVDLKDGDDNTKAVENTHAEKDSINNITTTATDVINIDEESKNSEIEEITSKDICKQCREERSCKIKVKIGFDTFNVCSKTCKALFKAANNRAVDIPSDGVNSKREKRCANCLLIVELGDERNLSWETMEFCNEECLGKFQTKYGSYCRNCNGSVQAVSLGKYCVRFGYDVRQFCCSTCLEEFKKGLKVCTYCQKDISSSTEGFLAPVGDKGQFKDFCTQYCMEKYSKMSSVEPPVLEKKCCSVCQEEKVVHCEVQIDRSGPVAICSEPCFAAFKFVKKVDPDQCSTCKKFFEMPNKKSSVVFYEKEAHTFCSKTCLNIFIITNRKIVPCNWCKVKKYNFDMIKKELKTGQVMMMCSLNCLTLYQVSINAVSAKRINCDFCREFSQAQYHLTMSDATIRNFCSYNCVMNFQAQYTKSPITIPTGDDPVPTGMPKRTLPQRNASSNNQKTNDMQNKKNMPVISSVTSLAAIANGQASPTTQQNNVNNMVIPSVAISQNQASQVIFKQHIITRPPSPVQVHNKNTQCKPLMHTKGVSVRPHPCTKATQTDGVNQAVIPIPVPIYVPLPMHMYSMPFPIPCPFPLPIPVPIFIPTTKNSAKGIFKDIKRIQEKIPADPFEAELLLMAEMVATEKKTNESDSDSADDRDEETGDRDQSHSGGFSPEGVDSSNTFGDDMLQMALKMATGELDEPAVDLEAALTPNTITATQTSTQSETNMETDVQSERLMVSSRGRKRMVPYKPRSTPNKRARRVSTTNDMPLMPPPQSQPPPQPRIIEPMEKPDANMALKYTFGVNAWRQWVVTKNAELEKQSTPMRKMKLFKTDLLQLTADELNYSLCLFVKEVRKPNGTEYAPDTIYYLCLGIQQYLFENLRIDNIFTDAYYEKFTDCLNEVAKKFSVLYNDAQYIVTRVEEEHLWECKQLGAHSPHVLLSTLMFFNTKHFNLVTVEEHMQLSFSHIMKHWKRNPAAQPAAATGKVPGSRNVLLRFYPPQSALEGNSRKKKVYEQQENEENPLRCPVKLYEFYLSKCPESVKTRNDVFYLLPERSCVPDSPVWYSTSPLAKDHLIKMLYRIKMVKEINVALLTS; encoded by the exons ATGGATTCTAATACTGAAAAGGATTCACTCttagaagaaaatgaagaaaatattgatagttcgattattcaaaaaaagaaaattgatagtGATACATGCAAAGCACCAGAAGAGATggtaaatattgaaactgaGAAAGAAATTGTACAGACTTGCCAAAGTAGTGAAACCAAGGCTGATACAGCCAATGAAACACAACAAACAAGTGAAGAAAGTATAGATAATAGTAAATCATTAAACACTAAATCGTGTGAAGAAAAGTCTTTAGATAAAGATAAGTTAGAAGCAAACGATTCAAATTTACAGGAAAGCAATGAAAATGTAGCATCaacaatatgtaatatacagTCAGATGATTTATGTGAAAGTAATGAGAAAACTGTTTTACAAGAAGATAAAAGCGAAGCAATATCAACAACATCAGATGTTGTGGAAAGCAATGACACAATTAATACAGTGAGTAATTCAACCGtaatagaaaatgaagaatCTCAAAAAAGCTTAGTAGATGTTCCAGAAAACACAGAAATTCCAAGTTCAACAGATAATAAAACAGATGAAAcatgtaatttaaatgtagTTGAAAAAGAGGCCGATGGCACCATTGTAGATGATTCTCAATCAGAAAAAACCAAATTATCAGTTGATGAAAAAGATAATTCAGGTAATAAAAAGACTGATTCAGAACAAATATCTGAAGGTTGCGAGAAGGATGcagtagaaaaaaatataatagagcCAGAAAATACAGAGTTTGTGCAGTTCTCTCAGGAGAAACATGGAGATGctcaaattgaaaatcaatcCATAGATGCGGAGGACCCCTTTGGTGGAGACAACCTTAATGTTGAATCTATTGAGCCAATGGAGACAGATGATCTTAATGAAACCGAAGTAGGTTTTCCTAAACTATGTACTCAGGCTGACAATCTACAAGTTATTGTAAGTGCTAGAGAAAGCGACTTTAATGCTAGCAATAaagataatgaaaaaaataaagatatttctGTTAATGCAGTGCAGTCTTCGAATATAAGTCAAGAAGCTGAGAAGAATTGTATCACAAGACCATCTGATGTTGAAGCAAATTTGTCAGAAGGAAATGAGAATTTAAGTAAAACTAAAGTTGCAGGATCAACTGAAAAATGCGATGATGCAACAGAAAAAGCTCTTCATGAAGTAACAACAATGGAAACTGAAGAAGAACAGTCAAATGTTTTACCAGGACAAGATGATGAGTTATGTATTATTCCAGATAGCATGAAAGTGATAATTCCTGAACAAACGAATAAATCTAgcattaacaataacaaatctacatgtgaaattaattctgatcACAACACAGTTTCAAAAAGTTCTGAAGATAAATCGAGTGCAGACAGCGATAAAGACAAGCAGCAAGATGTAGTGGATTTAAAAGATGGAGATGATAATACAAAAGCTGTTGAAAATACTCATGCAGAGAAAGATTCAATTAACAACATTACAACGACAGCTACGGATGTTATTAACATAGATGAAGAGTCAAAGAATTCtgaaatcgaagaaataaCTAGCAAAGACATTTGTAAACAATGTAGAGAAGAGAGATCATGCAagattaaagttaaaattggTTTTGACACTTTTAATGTTTGTTCAAAAACTTGTAAAGCTTTGTTCAAAGCTGCCAATAATAGAGCTGTAGATATTCCCAGTGATGGAGTTAATtccaagagagagaaacgttGTGCAAACTGTTTACTGATTGTTGAACTCGGTGATGAACGTAATCTCTCTTGGGAAACAATGGAATTTTGTAATGAAGAGTGTTTAGggaaatttcaaacaaaatatgGAAGTTATTGTCGAAATTGTAATGGATCGGTGCAGGCAGTAAGTTTAGGCAAATATTGCGTACGATTTGGTTACGACGTTAGACAATTTTGTTGTTCCACTTGtttggaagaatttaagaaaggATTAAAAGTATGCACATATTGTCAGAAGGATATAAGTTCCAGTACCGAAGGGTTTCTTGCACCGGTCGGCGATAAAGGacaatttaaagatttttgtaCACAGTATTGCATggagaaatattcaaaaatgaGTTCTGTAGAACCTCCAGTCctggaaaaaaaatgttgcagTGTTTGTCAAGAA GAAAAGGTTGTTCATTGTGAGGTCCAAATAGATAGATCTGGTCCAGTAGCTATCTGCAGCGAGCCTTGTTTTGCAGCAttcaaatttgtaaaaaaagttGATCCTGACCAATGTTCTACttgtaaaaaattctttgaaatgcCTAACAAAAAGAGTTCTGTTGTATTTTATGAGAAGGAGGCTCACACATTTTGTTCAAAAAcctgtttaaatatatttattattacaaacagaaaaattgttccatgCAACTGgtgcaaagtaaaaaaatataatttcgacaTGATTAAAAAGGAGTTGAAAACGGGACAAGTGATGATGATGTGCAGTTTGAATTGTTTGACTTTATACCAG GTTTCGATCAACGCGGTTTCAGCGAAGAGGATAAACTGTGACTTCTGTCGAGAATTCTCTCAAGCACAGTATCATTTAACGATGTCGGATGCAACGATACGAAACTTTTGTTCGTACAATTGCGTAATGAACTTCCAAGCTCAATATACAAAATCGCCGATAACAATACCAACGGGTGATGACCCTGTGCCTACCGGTATGCCTAAAAGAACATTACCTCAGAGGAATGCGAGCTCGAATAATCAAAAAACCAATGACATGCAGAACAAAAAGAATATGCCAGTGATTTCTTCTGTCACGAGTCTAGCCGCGATAGCAAATGGACAAGCTAGTCCAACAACgcaacaaaataatgtaaataatatggTAATACCTTCGGTTGCAATTAGTCAGAATCAGGCATCTCAAGTCATATTCAAACAACACATAATAACGAGGCCACCGAGTCCAGTTCAAGTTCACAATAAAAACACTCAGTGCAAACCACTGATGCATACAAAAGGAGTGTCTGTGCGTCCGCATCCTTGTACAAAGGCCACGCAAACGGATGGAGTCAACCAGGCAGTTATTCCGATACCAGTACCAATTTATGTTCCACTTCCAATGCATATGTATAGTATGCCTTTCCCTATCCCGTGTCCATTCCCGTTACCGATCCCTGTTCCTATTTTTATACCTACGACAAAAAATAGCGCTAAAGGAATATTTAAAGACATTAAGAGAATACAAGAGAAAATTCCAGCAGATCCATTCGAAGCTGAACTCTTGCTGATGGCGGAGATGGTTGCAACGGAGAAGAAAACCAATGAAAGTGACTCAGATTCTGCTGACGACAG GGATGAAGAGACTGGTGATCGCGATCAATCACACAGCGGAGGTTTTAGTCCAGAAGGGGTGGATTCTAGTAATACATTTGGCGATGATATGTTACAAATGGCTCTAAAGATGGCAACTGGTGAACTGGACGAGCCCGCTGTTGATTTAGAAGCTGCTTTAACACCAAATACAATCACAGCTACACAAACATCAACACAATCTGAGACCAATATGGAAACTGATG tccAGTCCGAACGACTAATGGTTAGTTCTCGTGGAAGGAAACGAATGGTTCCATACAAACCAAGGTCTACACCGAATAAACGAGCGAGGCGTGTATCTACAACGAATGATATGCCTTTGATGCCACCTCCTCAATCTCAACCACCGCCTCAACCAAGGATTATAGAACCTATGGAGAAACCAGATGCCAACATGGCCCTGAAATATACATTTGGAGTAAACGCGTGGAGACAATGG gTAGTCACAAAAAATGCCGAATTAGAGAAGCAAAGTACACCcatgagaaaaatgaaattatttaaaacggaTCTCCTGCAACTCACGGCagacgaattaaattattcgctGTGTCTGTTTGTAAAAGAAGTTAGAAAACCAAATGGCACAGAATATGCTCCAGACACAATATATTACCTTTGCTTAG GAATACAACAGTATTTGTTTGAGAATCTTAGAATAGATAACATTTTTACTGATGCATATTATGAAAAGTTTACGGACTGTTTAAATGAAGTAGCGAAGAAATTCTCTGTTCTTTATAATGATGCAC aatatattgttacaaGAGTTGAAGAAGAACATTTATGGGAATGCAAACAATTAGGTGCTCACTCTCCCCATGTTCTCTTAAGTACtcttatgttttttaataCGAAACATTTTAACCTCGTG ACAGTTGAGGAACATATGCAGTTATCATTTTCTCATATTATGAAACATTGGAAACGAAATCCTGCTGCGCAACCTGCTGCTGCAACAGGAAAAGTTCCAGGATCGAGAAACGTACTTCTTCGTTTTTATCCACCGCAATCTGCATTGG AAGGCAATTCACGTAAAAAGAAAGTATATGAGCAacaagaaaatgaagaaaatccATTGAGATGTCCAGTAAAATTGTATGAATTTTACTTATCCAAGTG CCCAGAAAGCGTGAAAACTCGTAACGatgtattctatttattaccTGAAAGAAGTTGTGTACCGGACAGTCCAGTATGGTACTCAACGTCTCCATTGGCTAAGGATCATCTCATAAAAATGCTCTATCGCATTAAAAtggttaaagaaattaatgtggCATTGCTGACTAGTTAA
- the Woc gene encoding zinc finger protein without children isoform X3 — protein sequence MILNQKKPNYQLMKKIIQFSQEKHGDAQIENQSIDAEDPFGGDNLNVESIEPMETDDLNETEVGFPKLCTQADNLQVIVSARESDFNASNKDNEKNKDISVNAVQSSNISQEAEKNCITRPSDVEANLSEGNENLSKTKVAGSTEKCDDATEKALHEVTTMETEEEQSNVLPGQDDELCIIPDSMKVIIPEQTNKSSINNNKSTCEINSDHNTVSKSSEDKSSADSDKDKQQDVVDLKDGDDNTKAVENTHAEKDSINNITTTATDVINIDEESKNSEIEEITSKDICKQCREERSCKIKVKIGFDTFNVCSKTCKALFKAANNRAVDIPSDGVNSKREKRCANCLLIVELGDERNLSWETMEFCNEECLGKFQTKYGSYCRNCNGSVQAVSLGKYCVRFGYDVRQFCCSTCLEEFKKGLKVCTYCQKDISSSTEGFLAPVGDKGQFKDFCTQYCMEKYSKMSSVEPPVLEKKCCSVCQEEKVVHCEVQIDRSGPVAICSEPCFAAFKFVKKVDPDQCSTCKKFFEMPNKKSSVVFYEKEAHTFCSKTCLNIFIITNRKIVPCNWCKVKKYNFDMIKKELKTGQVMMMCSLNCLTLYQVSINAVSAKRINCDFCREFSQAQYHLTMSDATIRNFCSYNCVMNFQAQYTKSPITIPTGDDPVPTGMPKRTLPQRNASSNNQKTNDMQNKKNMPVISSVTSLAAIANGQASPTTQQNNVNNMVIPSVAISQNQASQVIFKQHIITRPPSPVQVHNKNTQCKPLMHTKGVSVRPHPCTKATQTDGVNQAVIPIPVPIYVPLPMHMYSMPFPIPCPFPLPIPVPIFIPTTKNSAKGIFKDIKRIQEKIPADPFEAELLLMAEMVATEKKTNESDSDSADDRDEETGDRDQSHSGGFSPEGVDSSNTFGDDMLQMALKMATGELDEPAVDLEAALTPNTITATQTSTQSETNMETDVQSERLMVSSRGRKRMVPYKPRSTPNKRARRVSTTNDMPLMPPPQSQPPPQPRIIEPMEKPDANMALKYTFGVNAWRQWVVTKNAELEKQSTPMRKMKLFKTDLLQLTADELNYSLCLFVKEVRKPNGTEYAPDTIYYLCLGIQQYLFENLRIDNIFTDAYYEKFTDCLNEVAKKFSVLYNDAQYIVTRVEEEHLWECKQLGAHSPHVLLSTLMFFNTKHFNLVTVEEHMQLSFSHIMKHWKRNPAAQPAAATGKVPGSRNVLLRFYPPQSALEGNSRKKKVYEQQENEENPLRCPVKLYEFYLSKCPESVKTRNDVFYLLPERSCVPDSPVWYSTSPLAKDHLIKMLYRIKMVKEINVALLTS from the exons ATGATTCTCAATCAGAAAAAACCAAATTATCAGTTGATGAAAAAGATAATTCAG TTCTCTCAGGAGAAACATGGAGATGctcaaattgaaaatcaatcCATAGATGCGGAGGACCCCTTTGGTGGAGACAACCTTAATGTTGAATCTATTGAGCCAATGGAGACAGATGATCTTAATGAAACCGAAGTAGGTTTTCCTAAACTATGTACTCAGGCTGACAATCTACAAGTTATTGTAAGTGCTAGAGAAAGCGACTTTAATGCTAGCAATAaagataatgaaaaaaataaagatatttctGTTAATGCAGTGCAGTCTTCGAATATAAGTCAAGAAGCTGAGAAGAATTGTATCACAAGACCATCTGATGTTGAAGCAAATTTGTCAGAAGGAAATGAGAATTTAAGTAAAACTAAAGTTGCAGGATCAACTGAAAAATGCGATGATGCAACAGAAAAAGCTCTTCATGAAGTAACAACAATGGAAACTGAAGAAGAACAGTCAAATGTTTTACCAGGACAAGATGATGAGTTATGTATTATTCCAGATAGCATGAAAGTGATAATTCCTGAACAAACGAATAAATCTAgcattaacaataacaaatctacatgtgaaattaattctgatcACAACACAGTTTCAAAAAGTTCTGAAGATAAATCGAGTGCAGACAGCGATAAAGACAAGCAGCAAGATGTAGTGGATTTAAAAGATGGAGATGATAATACAAAAGCTGTTGAAAATACTCATGCAGAGAAAGATTCAATTAACAACATTACAACGACAGCTACGGATGTTATTAACATAGATGAAGAGTCAAAGAATTCtgaaatcgaagaaataaCTAGCAAAGACATTTGTAAACAATGTAGAGAAGAGAGATCATGCAagattaaagttaaaattggTTTTGACACTTTTAATGTTTGTTCAAAAACTTGTAAAGCTTTGTTCAAAGCTGCCAATAATAGAGCTGTAGATATTCCCAGTGATGGAGTTAATtccaagagagagaaacgttGTGCAAACTGTTTACTGATTGTTGAACTCGGTGATGAACGTAATCTCTCTTGGGAAACAATGGAATTTTGTAATGAAGAGTGTTTAGggaaatttcaaacaaaatatgGAAGTTATTGTCGAAATTGTAATGGATCGGTGCAGGCAGTAAGTTTAGGCAAATATTGCGTACGATTTGGTTACGACGTTAGACAATTTTGTTGTTCCACTTGtttggaagaatttaagaaaggATTAAAAGTATGCACATATTGTCAGAAGGATATAAGTTCCAGTACCGAAGGGTTTCTTGCACCGGTCGGCGATAAAGGacaatttaaagatttttgtaCACAGTATTGCATggagaaatattcaaaaatgaGTTCTGTAGAACCTCCAGTCctggaaaaaaaatgttgcagTGTTTGTCAAGAA GAAAAGGTTGTTCATTGTGAGGTCCAAATAGATAGATCTGGTCCAGTAGCTATCTGCAGCGAGCCTTGTTTTGCAGCAttcaaatttgtaaaaaaagttGATCCTGACCAATGTTCTACttgtaaaaaattctttgaaatgcCTAACAAAAAGAGTTCTGTTGTATTTTATGAGAAGGAGGCTCACACATTTTGTTCAAAAAcctgtttaaatatatttattattacaaacagaaaaattgttccatgCAACTGgtgcaaagtaaaaaaatataatttcgacaTGATTAAAAAGGAGTTGAAAACGGGACAAGTGATGATGATGTGCAGTTTGAATTGTTTGACTTTATACCAG GTTTCGATCAACGCGGTTTCAGCGAAGAGGATAAACTGTGACTTCTGTCGAGAATTCTCTCAAGCACAGTATCATTTAACGATGTCGGATGCAACGATACGAAACTTTTGTTCGTACAATTGCGTAATGAACTTCCAAGCTCAATATACAAAATCGCCGATAACAATACCAACGGGTGATGACCCTGTGCCTACCGGTATGCCTAAAAGAACATTACCTCAGAGGAATGCGAGCTCGAATAATCAAAAAACCAATGACATGCAGAACAAAAAGAATATGCCAGTGATTTCTTCTGTCACGAGTCTAGCCGCGATAGCAAATGGACAAGCTAGTCCAACAACgcaacaaaataatgtaaataatatggTAATACCTTCGGTTGCAATTAGTCAGAATCAGGCATCTCAAGTCATATTCAAACAACACATAATAACGAGGCCACCGAGTCCAGTTCAAGTTCACAATAAAAACACTCAGTGCAAACCACTGATGCATACAAAAGGAGTGTCTGTGCGTCCGCATCCTTGTACAAAGGCCACGCAAACGGATGGAGTCAACCAGGCAGTTATTCCGATACCAGTACCAATTTATGTTCCACTTCCAATGCATATGTATAGTATGCCTTTCCCTATCCCGTGTCCATTCCCGTTACCGATCCCTGTTCCTATTTTTATACCTACGACAAAAAATAGCGCTAAAGGAATATTTAAAGACATTAAGAGAATACAAGAGAAAATTCCAGCAGATCCATTCGAAGCTGAACTCTTGCTGATGGCGGAGATGGTTGCAACGGAGAAGAAAACCAATGAAAGTGACTCAGATTCTGCTGACGACAG GGATGAAGAGACTGGTGATCGCGATCAATCACACAGCGGAGGTTTTAGTCCAGAAGGGGTGGATTCTAGTAATACATTTGGCGATGATATGTTACAAATGGCTCTAAAGATGGCAACTGGTGAACTGGACGAGCCCGCTGTTGATTTAGAAGCTGCTTTAACACCAAATACAATCACAGCTACACAAACATCAACACAATCTGAGACCAATATGGAAACTGATG tccAGTCCGAACGACTAATGGTTAGTTCTCGTGGAAGGAAACGAATGGTTCCATACAAACCAAGGTCTACACCGAATAAACGAGCGAGGCGTGTATCTACAACGAATGATATGCCTTTGATGCCACCTCCTCAATCTCAACCACCGCCTCAACCAAGGATTATAGAACCTATGGAGAAACCAGATGCCAACATGGCCCTGAAATATACATTTGGAGTAAACGCGTGGAGACAATGG gTAGTCACAAAAAATGCCGAATTAGAGAAGCAAAGTACACCcatgagaaaaatgaaattatttaaaacggaTCTCCTGCAACTCACGGCagacgaattaaattattcgctGTGTCTGTTTGTAAAAGAAGTTAGAAAACCAAATGGCACAGAATATGCTCCAGACACAATATATTACCTTTGCTTAG GAATACAACAGTATTTGTTTGAGAATCTTAGAATAGATAACATTTTTACTGATGCATATTATGAAAAGTTTACGGACTGTTTAAATGAAGTAGCGAAGAAATTCTCTGTTCTTTATAATGATGCAC aatatattgttacaaGAGTTGAAGAAGAACATTTATGGGAATGCAAACAATTAGGTGCTCACTCTCCCCATGTTCTCTTAAGTACtcttatgttttttaataCGAAACATTTTAACCTCGTG ACAGTTGAGGAACATATGCAGTTATCATTTTCTCATATTATGAAACATTGGAAACGAAATCCTGCTGCGCAACCTGCTGCTGCAACAGGAAAAGTTCCAGGATCGAGAAACGTACTTCTTCGTTTTTATCCACCGCAATCTGCATTGG AAGGCAATTCACGTAAAAAGAAAGTATATGAGCAacaagaaaatgaagaaaatccATTGAGATGTCCAGTAAAATTGTATGAATTTTACTTATCCAAGTG CCCAGAAAGCGTGAAAACTCGTAACGatgtattctatttattaccTGAAAGAAGTTGTGTACCGGACAGTCCAGTATGGTACTCAACGTCTCCATTGGCTAAGGATCATCTCATAAAAATGCTCTATCGCATTAAAAtggttaaagaaattaatgtggCATTGCTGACTAGTTAA